The Henckelia pumila isolate YLH828 chromosome 2, ASM3356847v2, whole genome shotgun sequence genome includes a window with the following:
- the LOC140879594 gene encoding uncharacterized protein isoform X3 yields MAAASPTTVIPSVDKSAFLKLQNGSDIRGVAIDGVEGEPISLTEPVAQAIAASFASWLLEKKKTDGSKRLIVSIGHDSRISAQKLQDAISRGLAGAGFDVIQYGLASTPAMFNSTLTKNEDVQCPVDGSIMITASHLPYNRNGFKFFTNAGGLGKADIKVILEHAAEIYKNFTDEGLRDAERKATQAVKRVDYMTIYSSNLVAAVRDSAGNIEKPLEGLHIVVDAGNGAGGFFAGKVLEPLGAVTSGSQFLEPDGLFPNHIPNPEDTEAMKAITRAVLDNKADLGIIFDTDVDRSAAVDSSGREFNRNRLIALISAIVLEQHPGTTIVTDSVTSDGLTAFIEKKLGGRHHRFKRGYKNVIDEAIRLNSVGEESHLAIETSGHGALKENNWLDDGAYLMVKLLNKLASAKASGVGGGSKVLTDLVDGLEEPGVAVELRLKIDQNHEDLKGGSFHDYGEAVLQHLGNITDSDPKLQKAPVNYEGVRVSGYGGWFLLRLSLHDPVLPLNIEAPSVEDAVKLGLAVLSAMKEFPALDTSTLDKFVQV; encoded by the exons ATGGCAG CTGCTTCACCTACCACAGTCATACCATCTGTAGACAAAAGTGCTTTTCTTAAGCTTCAAAATGGAAG TGATATCCGTGGTGTTGCTATTGATGGTGTTGAGGGAGAACCTATTAGCCTCACTGAACCGGTTGCACAAGCAATTGCAGCTTCTTTTGCCTCATGGTtgcttgaaaagaaaaaaaccgATGGATCTAAACGGTTGATAGTTTCCATTGGCCATGATTCACGGATATCTGCACAGAAATTACAG GATGCTATATCTCGAGGTCTAGCTGGGGCTGGTTTTGATGTTATTCAATACGG ATTAGCGTCCACACCAGCAATGTTCAATAGCACTCTAACAAAAAATGAAGACGTTCAATGCCCAGTTGATGGATCTATAATGATTACAG CTAGTCATCTTCCCTACAATAGGAATGGATTCAAGTTTTTTACCAATGCTGGCGGACTTGGGAAAGCCGATATCAAAGTTATATTGGAGCATGCTGCTGAGATATATAAAAACTTCACAGATGAAGGTTTGAGGGATGCAGAAAGGAAAGCGACACAGGCTGTGAAAAGGGTGGACTACATGACCATTTATTCATCTAATCTGGTAGCAGCAGTTCGTGATTCTGCAGGGAATATAG AGAAGCCCCTTGAGGGACTCCATATAGTTGTGGATGCTGGAAATGGGGCTGGAGGATTCTTTGCC GGCAAGGTTCTTGAGCCTCTTGGAGCTGTTACTTCTGGAAGTCAGTTTCTAGAGCCAGATG GATTATTTCCGAATCATATTCCTAACCCGGAGGATACAGAAGCTATGAAAGCCATCACCCGGGCTGTCCTTGATAACAAAGCAGACTTGGGCATCATCTTTGATACTGATGTTGACAG ATCTGCTGCCGTAGACTCCAGCGGCCGTGAGTTCAATCGGAACCGTTTAATTGCCCTAATCTCTGCTATTGTTTTAGAGCAA CATCCAGGGACAACAATTGTCACTGATAGTGTCACGTCAGATGGATTGACTGCATTTATCGAAAAGAAACTGG GTGGAAGACACCACAGGTTCAAAAGAGGCTACAAAAATGTAATTGATGAAGCTATTCGTTTG AACTCTGTTGGAGAGGAGTCACATTTGGCTATTGAAACGAGTGGTCATGGAGCTCTTAAGGAGAATAATTGGCTGGATGACGGTGCATACCTCATG GTCAAGCTTTTAAACAAACTCGCATCAGCTAAAGCTTCTGGAGTTGGTGGTGGCAGCAAGGTTTTGACAGATTTGGTGGATGGACTAGAGGAACCAGGTGTTGCTGTTGAACTCAGACTTAAAATCGATCAGAATCATGAAGATCTTAAAGGAGG ATCTTTCCACGATTATGGAGAGGCAGTGCTACAGCACTTGGGAAACATCACTGATTCAGACCCAAAACTTCAGAAAGCTCCTGTTAACTACGAAGGG GTTCGAGTTTCGGGCTATGGTGGATGGTTTCTTTTGAGACTCTCGCTCCATGACCCTGTCCTGCCTCTAAATATCGAG GCACCAAGCGTTGAAGATGCCGTTAAATTAGGTCTTGCTGTTCTTTCTGCTATGAAAGAGTTTCCTGCACTTGATACTTCCACGTTAGACAAATTTGTCCAAGTATGA
- the LOC140879594 gene encoding uncharacterized protein isoform X1 — protein sequence MAAMSGKFVQHVMVAHCCQQDRHLSTQNRKDCCTPYRHELLPLIRGKLTWTGIPAKQLRMLSKFNRGNVYCNAASPTTVIPSVDKSAFLKLQNGSDIRGVAIDGVEGEPISLTEPVAQAIAASFASWLLEKKKTDGSKRLIVSIGHDSRISAQKLQDAISRGLAGAGFDVIQYGLASTPAMFNSTLTKNEDVQCPVDGSIMITASHLPYNRNGFKFFTNAGGLGKADIKVILEHAAEIYKNFTDEGLRDAERKATQAVKRVDYMTIYSSNLVAAVRDSAGNIEKPLEGLHIVVDAGNGAGGFFAGKVLEPLGAVTSGSQFLEPDGLFPNHIPNPEDTEAMKAITRAVLDNKADLGIIFDTDVDRSAAVDSSGREFNRNRLIALISAIVLEQHPGTTIVTDSVTSDGLTAFIEKKLGGRHHRFKRGYKNVIDEAIRLNSVGEESHLAIETSGHGALKENNWLDDGAYLMVKLLNKLASAKASGVGGGSKVLTDLVDGLEEPGVAVELRLKIDQNHEDLKGGSFHDYGEAVLQHLGNITDSDPKLQKAPVNYEGVRVSGYGGWFLLRLSLHDPVLPLNIEAPSVEDAVKLGLAVLSAMKEFPALDTSTLDKFVQV from the exons ATGGCAG CAATGTCAGGGAAGTTTGTCCAACATGTTATGGTAGCGCATTGCTGCCAGCAGGATAGGCATTTAAGCACCCAAAATCGCAAGGACTGTTGTACCCCTTATAGGCATGAGTTGCTTCCCCTCATAAGAGGGAAATTGACATGGACTGGCATCCCTGCCAAGCAATTACGCATGCTCTCGAAATTTAACCGAGGAAATGTTTACTGCAATG CTGCTTCACCTACCACAGTCATACCATCTGTAGACAAAAGTGCTTTTCTTAAGCTTCAAAATGGAAG TGATATCCGTGGTGTTGCTATTGATGGTGTTGAGGGAGAACCTATTAGCCTCACTGAACCGGTTGCACAAGCAATTGCAGCTTCTTTTGCCTCATGGTtgcttgaaaagaaaaaaaccgATGGATCTAAACGGTTGATAGTTTCCATTGGCCATGATTCACGGATATCTGCACAGAAATTACAG GATGCTATATCTCGAGGTCTAGCTGGGGCTGGTTTTGATGTTATTCAATACGG ATTAGCGTCCACACCAGCAATGTTCAATAGCACTCTAACAAAAAATGAAGACGTTCAATGCCCAGTTGATGGATCTATAATGATTACAG CTAGTCATCTTCCCTACAATAGGAATGGATTCAAGTTTTTTACCAATGCTGGCGGACTTGGGAAAGCCGATATCAAAGTTATATTGGAGCATGCTGCTGAGATATATAAAAACTTCACAGATGAAGGTTTGAGGGATGCAGAAAGGAAAGCGACACAGGCTGTGAAAAGGGTGGACTACATGACCATTTATTCATCTAATCTGGTAGCAGCAGTTCGTGATTCTGCAGGGAATATAG AGAAGCCCCTTGAGGGACTCCATATAGTTGTGGATGCTGGAAATGGGGCTGGAGGATTCTTTGCC GGCAAGGTTCTTGAGCCTCTTGGAGCTGTTACTTCTGGAAGTCAGTTTCTAGAGCCAGATG GATTATTTCCGAATCATATTCCTAACCCGGAGGATACAGAAGCTATGAAAGCCATCACCCGGGCTGTCCTTGATAACAAAGCAGACTTGGGCATCATCTTTGATACTGATGTTGACAG ATCTGCTGCCGTAGACTCCAGCGGCCGTGAGTTCAATCGGAACCGTTTAATTGCCCTAATCTCTGCTATTGTTTTAGAGCAA CATCCAGGGACAACAATTGTCACTGATAGTGTCACGTCAGATGGATTGACTGCATTTATCGAAAAGAAACTGG GTGGAAGACACCACAGGTTCAAAAGAGGCTACAAAAATGTAATTGATGAAGCTATTCGTTTG AACTCTGTTGGAGAGGAGTCACATTTGGCTATTGAAACGAGTGGTCATGGAGCTCTTAAGGAGAATAATTGGCTGGATGACGGTGCATACCTCATG GTCAAGCTTTTAAACAAACTCGCATCAGCTAAAGCTTCTGGAGTTGGTGGTGGCAGCAAGGTTTTGACAGATTTGGTGGATGGACTAGAGGAACCAGGTGTTGCTGTTGAACTCAGACTTAAAATCGATCAGAATCATGAAGATCTTAAAGGAGG ATCTTTCCACGATTATGGAGAGGCAGTGCTACAGCACTTGGGAAACATCACTGATTCAGACCCAAAACTTCAGAAAGCTCCTGTTAACTACGAAGGG GTTCGAGTTTCGGGCTATGGTGGATGGTTTCTTTTGAGACTCTCGCTCCATGACCCTGTCCTGCCTCTAAATATCGAG GCACCAAGCGTTGAAGATGCCGTTAAATTAGGTCTTGCTGTTCTTTCTGCTATGAAAGAGTTTCCTGCACTTGATACTTCCACGTTAGACAAATTTGTCCAAGTATGA
- the LOC140879594 gene encoding uncharacterized protein isoform X2 has product MIKILFFCQDDAASPTTVIPSVDKSAFLKLQNGSDIRGVAIDGVEGEPISLTEPVAQAIAASFASWLLEKKKTDGSKRLIVSIGHDSRISAQKLQDAISRGLAGAGFDVIQYGLASTPAMFNSTLTKNEDVQCPVDGSIMITASHLPYNRNGFKFFTNAGGLGKADIKVILEHAAEIYKNFTDEGLRDAERKATQAVKRVDYMTIYSSNLVAAVRDSAGNIEKPLEGLHIVVDAGNGAGGFFAGKVLEPLGAVTSGSQFLEPDGLFPNHIPNPEDTEAMKAITRAVLDNKADLGIIFDTDVDRSAAVDSSGREFNRNRLIALISAIVLEQHPGTTIVTDSVTSDGLTAFIEKKLGGRHHRFKRGYKNVIDEAIRLNSVGEESHLAIETSGHGALKENNWLDDGAYLMVKLLNKLASAKASGVGGGSKVLTDLVDGLEEPGVAVELRLKIDQNHEDLKGGSFHDYGEAVLQHLGNITDSDPKLQKAPVNYEGVRVSGYGGWFLLRLSLHDPVLPLNIEAPSVEDAVKLGLAVLSAMKEFPALDTSTLDKFVQV; this is encoded by the exons ATGATAAAGATCCTATTTTTTTGTCAAGATGATG CTGCTTCACCTACCACAGTCATACCATCTGTAGACAAAAGTGCTTTTCTTAAGCTTCAAAATGGAAG TGATATCCGTGGTGTTGCTATTGATGGTGTTGAGGGAGAACCTATTAGCCTCACTGAACCGGTTGCACAAGCAATTGCAGCTTCTTTTGCCTCATGGTtgcttgaaaagaaaaaaaccgATGGATCTAAACGGTTGATAGTTTCCATTGGCCATGATTCACGGATATCTGCACAGAAATTACAG GATGCTATATCTCGAGGTCTAGCTGGGGCTGGTTTTGATGTTATTCAATACGG ATTAGCGTCCACACCAGCAATGTTCAATAGCACTCTAACAAAAAATGAAGACGTTCAATGCCCAGTTGATGGATCTATAATGATTACAG CTAGTCATCTTCCCTACAATAGGAATGGATTCAAGTTTTTTACCAATGCTGGCGGACTTGGGAAAGCCGATATCAAAGTTATATTGGAGCATGCTGCTGAGATATATAAAAACTTCACAGATGAAGGTTTGAGGGATGCAGAAAGGAAAGCGACACAGGCTGTGAAAAGGGTGGACTACATGACCATTTATTCATCTAATCTGGTAGCAGCAGTTCGTGATTCTGCAGGGAATATAG AGAAGCCCCTTGAGGGACTCCATATAGTTGTGGATGCTGGAAATGGGGCTGGAGGATTCTTTGCC GGCAAGGTTCTTGAGCCTCTTGGAGCTGTTACTTCTGGAAGTCAGTTTCTAGAGCCAGATG GATTATTTCCGAATCATATTCCTAACCCGGAGGATACAGAAGCTATGAAAGCCATCACCCGGGCTGTCCTTGATAACAAAGCAGACTTGGGCATCATCTTTGATACTGATGTTGACAG ATCTGCTGCCGTAGACTCCAGCGGCCGTGAGTTCAATCGGAACCGTTTAATTGCCCTAATCTCTGCTATTGTTTTAGAGCAA CATCCAGGGACAACAATTGTCACTGATAGTGTCACGTCAGATGGATTGACTGCATTTATCGAAAAGAAACTGG GTGGAAGACACCACAGGTTCAAAAGAGGCTACAAAAATGTAATTGATGAAGCTATTCGTTTG AACTCTGTTGGAGAGGAGTCACATTTGGCTATTGAAACGAGTGGTCATGGAGCTCTTAAGGAGAATAATTGGCTGGATGACGGTGCATACCTCATG GTCAAGCTTTTAAACAAACTCGCATCAGCTAAAGCTTCTGGAGTTGGTGGTGGCAGCAAGGTTTTGACAGATTTGGTGGATGGACTAGAGGAACCAGGTGTTGCTGTTGAACTCAGACTTAAAATCGATCAGAATCATGAAGATCTTAAAGGAGG ATCTTTCCACGATTATGGAGAGGCAGTGCTACAGCACTTGGGAAACATCACTGATTCAGACCCAAAACTTCAGAAAGCTCCTGTTAACTACGAAGGG GTTCGAGTTTCGGGCTATGGTGGATGGTTTCTTTTGAGACTCTCGCTCCATGACCCTGTCCTGCCTCTAAATATCGAG GCACCAAGCGTTGAAGATGCCGTTAAATTAGGTCTTGCTGTTCTTTCTGCTATGAAAGAGTTTCCTGCACTTGATACTTCCACGTTAGACAAATTTGTCCAAGTATGA
- the LOC140881712 gene encoding auxin response factor 18-like translates to MSNVIHSLNKPMNQVEKILDPQLWHACAGGMAQIPPINSRVYYFPQGHAEYANKTVDFGGFSRIPPLIPCRVSAIKYLADTETDEVYAKIRLYPLRGNECDVADEGMLLGFEKDEEKEKSNSFAKTLTQSDANNGGGFSVPRYCAETIFPRLDYSAEPPVQTILVKDVHGEIWKFRHIYRGTPRRHLLTTGWSNFVNQKKLVAGDSIVFLRAENGDLCVGIRRAKKGIGGGVDVLSSGWNTGSASCADSLYRGFSGFLSESGNLCAGNAKKGGDEYGEMGFKEKGSVRAESVVEAANLAVNGRPFEVVYFPRASTPEFVVRASAVNAAMRLQWCSGMRFKMAFETEDSSRISWFMGTISSVHVEDPVRWPNSPWRLLQVVWDEPDLLQNVKRVNPWLVELVSNIPSAINLSRFSPPRKRPRFPQPSEFPFVHRPMPPLLGNPLSPSSPLGFLHEHISAGIQGARQTEFGLSSSDLHFKKLQMGLHSMDFKHLDYASPLPKIPTGNCLPGQTKFDALQCTLKTGSSAQDFEKNNETKKPAFVLFGQPILTEQQLSQNVSSHRNQENTANNSNGSGSAVIQNCPPEASSDGEFPLWKDQKLEFGFGATGHCKVFVESEDVGRTLDLSLLGSYEELYKKLASMFNLEQSEMLSNVVYSDVTGTTKHMGDDPFSDFTKKARRLTILMDSSSDNL, encoded by the exons ATGAGTAATGTTATTCACTCGCTGAACAAACCCATGAATCAAGTGGAGAAAATCTTGGATCCTCAGCTATGGCATGCCTGCGCTGGTGGGATGGCTCAAATTCCACCTATCAACTCCAGGGTCTATTATTTTCCTCAAGGTCACGCTGAATATGCTAATAAAACCGTGGATTTTGGTGGGTTTTCGAGAATCCCACCTCTCATACCTTGCAGGGTATCAGCCATAAAATACTTGGCTGACACTGAGACTGATGAAGTTTATGCTAAAATTAGACTCTACCCTTTGAGAGGGAATGAATGCGATGTTGCTGATGAAGGCATGCTGTTGGGATTTGAGAAAGATGAGGAAAAGGAGAAATCTAATTCCTTTGCCAAGACTTTGACACAGTCTGATGCCAACAATGGAGGGGGTTTTTCTGTCCCAAGATACTGTGCTGAGACCATATTTCCTAGGTTGGATTACTCGGCTGAGCCGCCTGTTCAGACGATCTTGGTTAAGGATGTCCATGGTGAGATATGGAAGTTTAGGCATATTTATCGAGGGACTCCGCGGCGCCACCTGTTGACTACGGGTTGGAGTAATTTTGTGAACCAGAAGAAGCTTGTGGCGGGGGATTCAATTGTGTTTCTACGGGCGGAAAACGGTGATCTTTGTGTCGGGATACGAAGGGCGAAAAAGGGGATTGGTGGGGGAGTTGATGTTTTGTCATCTGGATGGAACACTGGTTCTGCAAGCTGTGCAGATTCTTTGTACCGAGGCTTCTCCGGTTTCTTGAGCGAAAGTGGGAATCTGTGCGCTGGAAATGCCAAGAAAGGGGGTGACGAATATGGTGAAATGGGATTTAAGGAAAAGGGTAGTGTAAGGGCTGAATCTGTTGTTGAAGCAGCAAATCTTGCTGTGAATGGCAGGCCATTTGAAGTCGTCTATTTTCCTAGAGCAAGCACACCAGAGTTTGTTGTGAGAGCTTCTGCAGTGAATGCTGCAATGAGATTGCAATGGTGTTCTGGAATGAGGTTTAAGATGGCTTTCGAGACTGAAGATTCATCTCGAATCAGTTGGTTCATGGGAACCATTTCGTCTGTTCATGTCGAAGACCCGGTTCGTTGGCCTAATTCGCCTTGGCGCCTTCTTCAG GTGGTATGGGATGAACCTGATTTACTGCAAAACGTGAAGCGAGTGAATCCGTGGTTGGTTGAATTGGTATCGAATATACCGTCAGCCATCAATCTCTCTCGTTTCTCGCCGCCAAGAAAGAGGCCGAGGTTTCCACAACCTTCGGAATTCCCGTTTGTGCATCGTCCGATGCCACCTCTACTCGGCAACCCCCTCAGTCCAAGCAGCCCCTTGGGTTTTTTACACGAACACATTTCTGCAGGCATACAGGGAGCCAGGCAAACTGAATTTGGATTATCTTCATCAGATCTCCACTTCAAGAAACTGCAGATGGGACTGCATTCGATGGATTTCAAGCATCTCGATTACGCTAGTCCCCTGCCCAAGATTCCCACCGGGAACTGCCTCCCGGGACAAACGAAATTCGATGCATTGCAATGCACGTTGAAAACGGGAAGTTCCGCTCAAGATTTTGAGAAAAACAATGAGACGAAGAAACCTGCGTTTGTTTTGTTCGGCCAGCCGATTCTCACGGAGCAGCAGCTCTCCCAAAACGTTTCATCACACAGAAACCAAGAAAACACGGCCAACAATTCGAACGGATCAGGATCGGCTGTCATTCAGAATTGCCCGCCAGAAGCCTCGTCGGATGGAGAGTTCCCATTGTGGAAAGACCAGAAACTCGAGTTTGGGTTCGGTGCCACAGGACATTGCAAGGTGTTTGTGGAATCCGAGGATGTTGGCCGGACCCTTGACCTATCACTACTCGGCTCGTACGAAGAGCTGTACAAGAAGCTCGCCTCTATGTTCAACTTGGAACAATCCGAGATGCTGAGCAATGTAGTTTACAGCGACGTTACCGGCACCACTAAACACATGGGAGACGATCCCTTTAG CGATTTTACGAAGAAAGCGCGAAGGCTAACAATCTTGATGGATTCAAGCAGTGACAATCTTTGA